The genomic window GCGTCGCCAGCCGCAGGCCGGCCCCGGGGCTTGACATGCTGCGAAACAGTTTTACTCGTCGACAAATCCCGCCTCCCGGCCGCAGCCCCCTCCGGCCCCTGTGTTACCCCTCCGTCCTGCGGTGCGCCCGCCGCACCCGGCCTTTCCCTCACTGCCTACCACCCCGCGAACCATGAAACCTACCCTCCCCAAGTCCCCCGGCCCGCGCGCGTTGCTGATCGCCGGCCTGCTGGCGGCAAGTCCTGCCTCCTTGCTGGCCGCGGCCGCCACCCCGTCCGCCGTCGCCGAGGACGAGGCCATCGTCCTCACGCCATTCGAGGTGAACACGAGCCGTGACGTCGGCTACCTCGCGCAGAACACCCTCGCTGGCAGCCGGCTCAACACGAGCCTGCGCGACGTCGGCGCCGCGATCTCGGTGCTCACGCCCGAGTTCTTGTCCGACATCGGCGCGACGAACATGCGCGACGTGATCCTGTTCGAGAACAACGCGGTGCCCGACCTCGGCGACTCCGCCAACAACTTCAACGGCAACCCCCTCGTCGGTAACAGCGAGTGGCAGCTCCGCATCCGCGGGCTCCCAGCCAGCTACGCGCGCAATTACTTCACCTGGGTTACCTCGACCGACTTCTACAACATCGACCGCATCGACCAGGCGCGCGGGCCCAATGCCATCCTGTTCGGCTTCGGCTCCGCCGGCGGCATCGTCAACAGCACCACCAAGCAGGCCAACCTCGCAAAGAACGCCACGGAACTCACCGCGCTCGTCGGCAGCTGGGACCGCTTCCGCGGCACGATCGACGTCAACCAGGTCGTCACGCCCAACCAGCTCGCCATCCGCCTCAACGCCATGGCGGAGGACGGCAAGTCCTGGCGTGAGTTCGAGTTCGACCGGGCCAAGCGCGCCCATCTCACCACCACCTACCGGCCGCAACCCGGGACGAGCGTGCGCGTCGAGGGCGAGATCGGCCGCGTGAAGAACAATGTCGCCCGCCCCTGGCTCATGATCGACCAGTCCTCCCTCTGGCGGCAGGCGGGCCGCCCGACCTACAGCGGCACCTGGCCCTCCGGTCCCACGATCGCGACGTTCTGGCCGGACCACCTCGTGGCCGGGGACGACGGCGTGGTGCGCAACTGGCTCGGGCTCGGCTACGGCAGCAACGCCACCGCCAGCCAGACTTGGGCTCAGCTGGCGCTCACGCCGGCGAACCTCGCCATCATCCCGCGCGAGTCCAACTCCGCCGGCCCCGACGCCGTGCGCGAGACCGACTACGAGACGATCAGCGGCTTCTTCAGCCGCGAGGTCAGCGACCGGCTCTCCTTCGAGCTCGCGGTGAACCACCAGCGCACCGACTTCCTCGGTTACGACGCCAACGGCAGCCGCGCGACCAACTATTACGGCGACAGCGGCGAGCTGTGGGGCGACGCCAGTGCGACGCTGCCCGACGGCACGGCCAACCCCAACGCGGGCCGCCTGTATCTCGAAAACAACTGGACCCGACGCCACCTGACGGACCGCGGCACCCAGCTGCGCGGCAGCCTCGCGTACACCTTCGACACCGGCAGCTGGGCGCGCCACCGGCTCGCCGCCATGTACGAGCACTCGCAGCGGGACACCTTCCTCGACGAATCCTCGGAGGTGTTCACCGCGATGCCGGGCGACAGCACCGCCGCGGAGGCTGACGTGAACCGGGTTTATCGCCGCCACTATTTCCAGCCGGGCAATGTCTCCGACATCCACGTGCAGTCCTGGCGCGTGCCGGTCGCCGGCACCGGCTGGGTGCCGAACCAGTACCTCGATAACTCGCGCCAGAAACAGGACACGTTCCTCGGCGCGCTCCAGAGCACGTTCTTCAAGGACCGGCTGGTGACGACGGTCGGGTTCCGCTCGGACTCGATGAAATACACCTGGGTGCCGAGTGAGCGGGATGCCACGACCAAGCAGTGGCGGCTCGGCGCGACCCGCCGCGGCACGCGTTTCAATGCCAGCACGTTCAGCCTCGGGACCGTGTACCACGTGGCGAAGACGGTCTCGGTTTACGCCAATCATTCCAACAGCCGCGACATCCCCAACGTGCACATCCACCTGATCGGCGCCGAGATTCCGCCGATGCCAAAAGGCCAGGGCTATGACTTCGGCCTGAAGTTCGATCTGCTCGGCGGCAAGGTCTACGCCACCGCCGGCTACTACACCACCAAGGTGAAGCACATGACCGACTGGGGTGACGTGCAGACCGCGGTCACCGACCTCAACACGCGTGTGCTCACGGCTCTGCGTACCGCCGGCGTCATCACCGCCGCCGAGCAGGCGGCGCGCACGATCGACGCGAACGGCTACATGCAGGACCGCGACTCGGAGGGTTATGAGTTCCAGGTGATCGCCAATCCGACGAAGAACTGGCGGATCTCGGCCAACTTCTCGACGAACGAGGTGATCAACCGGAACGCCATGGCCGAGGTGAAGGTGTGGGCGGACAACAACACCGCGTTTTGGATCGCGAAAGGCGGCCGCGACTTCCTCCTCAGCGGCGCGGGCAATGCGTGGGATACGATCGGCGCCCAAGTGGGCTGGCTGTACCAGTATCACATCGACAACGTCGTGGCGTTGAATGGTCTCCAGGCGCGTGGCGAACGGAAATACGGCGCAAACCTCTACACGAAGTACACGTTCACCGATGGTCTCCTGAAGGGCTTCGCCATCGGCGGCGGCGGCCGGTACCAGAGCCGGAACGTCCTCGGCTTCTACAATGGCGGGGTGCGGATGGGCCGCGAACTCGTCCTCGCCGACGCCATGCTCGCCTACACGGTGAACCCGCGGCTGCTCGGGCGCGAAACGCCCGTGGAGTTCCAGCTCAACGTGAGCAACGTCTTCGATACCGACCGCTACCAGGTGTACACGCTGGCCTGGTGGGACACCACCTCCTCGATTCCCGAGCGGATCGGCCTGCAGGAGCCGCGCAAGTTCACGCTCAGCGCCACCCTCAAATTCTAGATTTCGCCGTGCCGCCGGGCGGGGTGGGCCGATCCGCGTGGCCGCGGACCGGGCGCCCCGCGGCTGACTCTCTTCGCTCATGTCCAAGCTCCGCCGTCTTCTCCTTCCCGCCGCGCTGGCGCTCGTCCTCGCCGCGCGCGCGGACGTCCTGATCGACGCTACGACGCCCCCGGCGCCCGCGACCCCGCTCAGCTTCGCGGTCGGCGGCCAGTCGCCGACCGGGGAAACGCTGGAGGTGAACCGCCGGTTCTTCACGCGCAACGGCCAGCCGTGGTTCCCGGTGATGGGCGAGTTTCATTTTGCGCGGTATCCCGAGGCGGAGTGGGAGGGCGAGCTCCGCAAGATGAAGGCCGGCGGCATCGACGTCGTGGGGACCTACGTGTTCTGGAACTTCCACGAAGAGCGGCCGGGGCGCTTCGACTGGAGCGGCCAACGAAACCTGCGGAAGTTCGTCGAGACGTGCGGCCGCGTCGGCCTCCAGGTTTGGATCCGCATTGGCCCCTGGTGCCATGGCGAGGTGCGTAACGGCGGCCTGCCCGACTGGGTGCTGGCGGCGGGGCCCGTGCGGCAAAACGCACCCGGTTACCTCGAACTGGTGCAGCGCTTCTTCGCGCAGATCGGCGCCCAGGTCCGCGGACAGTTCTGGCAAGACGGCGGCCCCATCATCGGTGTGCAGCTGGAGAACGAGTATCACCCGGACCGGGACGGCGAGGCGCACATGCTGCGGCTGCTGGAGATCGCGCGGGCGGCGGGCTGCGTTGCGCCTTTCTATTCGGCGACCGGCTGGGACAAGGCCGTGATTCCGGCGGCGCCCTTCCTTCCGGTGTTCGGCGGCTACACGGAGCAATTCTGGAGCGACAGCCTGACGGAACTGCCGCCCAACCAGCACTTCTTCTTC from Opitutus sp. ER46 includes these protein-coding regions:
- a CDS encoding TonB-dependent receptor plug domain-containing protein; the protein is MKPTLPKSPGPRALLIAGLLAASPASLLAAAATPSAVAEDEAIVLTPFEVNTSRDVGYLAQNTLAGSRLNTSLRDVGAAISVLTPEFLSDIGATNMRDVILFENNAVPDLGDSANNFNGNPLVGNSEWQLRIRGLPASYARNYFTWVTSTDFYNIDRIDQARGPNAILFGFGSAGGIVNSTTKQANLAKNATELTALVGSWDRFRGTIDVNQVVTPNQLAIRLNAMAEDGKSWREFEFDRAKRAHLTTTYRPQPGTSVRVEGEIGRVKNNVARPWLMIDQSSLWRQAGRPTYSGTWPSGPTIATFWPDHLVAGDDGVVRNWLGLGYGSNATASQTWAQLALTPANLAIIPRESNSAGPDAVRETDYETISGFFSREVSDRLSFELAVNHQRTDFLGYDANGSRATNYYGDSGELWGDASATLPDGTANPNAGRLYLENNWTRRHLTDRGTQLRGSLAYTFDTGSWARHRLAAMYEHSQRDTFLDESSEVFTAMPGDSTAAEADVNRVYRRHYFQPGNVSDIHVQSWRVPVAGTGWVPNQYLDNSRQKQDTFLGALQSTFFKDRLVTTVGFRSDSMKYTWVPSERDATTKQWRLGATRRGTRFNASTFSLGTVYHVAKTVSVYANHSNSRDIPNVHIHLIGAEIPPMPKGQGYDFGLKFDLLGGKVYATAGYYTTKVKHMTDWGDVQTAVTDLNTRVLTALRTAGVITAAEQAARTIDANGYMQDRDSEGYEFQVIANPTKNWRISANFSTNEVINRNAMAEVKVWADNNTAFWIAKGGRDFLLSGAGNAWDTIGAQVGWLYQYHIDNVVALNGLQARGERKYGANLYTKYTFTDGLLKGFAIGGGGRYQSRNVLGFYNGGVRMGRELVLADAMLAYTVNPRLLGRETPVEFQLNVSNVFDTDRYQVYTLAWWDTTSSIPERIGLQEPRKFTLSATLKF